From one Microlunatus sp. Gsoil 973 genomic stretch:
- a CDS encoding GuaB3 family IMP dehydrogenase-related protein, whose amino-acid sequence MYEIGRNKRAQQGFAFDDIAIVPSRRTRGQEEVNLAWRIDALTFDFPIIAAPMDSVMSPATAIAMGRLGGLGVLNLEGLWTRYDDPEPLLAEIARIPDAKTATQRLQEIYARPIDPALIAKRINEIREAGVPAAGSLSPQNTSEYARAVVDSGVDFFVIRGTTVSAEHVSSASEPLNLKEFIYELDVPVIVGGCATYQAALHLMRTGAAGVLVGFGGGAAHTTRDVLGIAVPMASAVSDVAAARRDYLDESGGRYVHVIADGSVGRSGDIAKAIACGADAVMVGSPLARATEAPGRGFHWGAEAWHESLPRGERVEVGAVGSLSEILHGPSRVSDGTMNLVGALRRSMATTGYTEVKEFQRVEVIVG is encoded by the coding sequence ATGTACGAGATCGGTCGCAACAAGCGCGCCCAGCAGGGCTTCGCATTCGACGACATCGCGATCGTTCCGTCGCGACGCACCCGTGGTCAGGAGGAGGTCAACCTTGCCTGGCGGATCGACGCGCTGACCTTCGACTTCCCGATCATCGCCGCGCCGATGGACTCGGTGATGTCCCCGGCAACGGCGATCGCCATGGGCCGGCTCGGCGGGCTGGGTGTGCTGAACCTCGAGGGCCTGTGGACCCGGTACGACGACCCCGAGCCGCTGTTGGCCGAGATCGCCCGGATCCCCGACGCCAAGACGGCCACCCAGCGGTTGCAGGAGATCTACGCCCGGCCGATCGACCCGGCGCTGATCGCCAAGCGGATCAACGAGATCCGGGAGGCCGGTGTACCGGCCGCCGGCTCACTGTCGCCGCAGAACACCAGCGAATACGCCCGCGCCGTGGTGGACTCCGGTGTCGACTTCTTCGTCATCCGGGGCACGACGGTGTCAGCCGAGCATGTGTCGTCGGCCTCGGAACCGCTGAACCTGAAGGAGTTCATCTACGAACTCGACGTTCCGGTGATCGTCGGCGGCTGCGCCACCTATCAGGCGGCACTGCACCTGATGCGCACCGGCGCCGCCGGCGTGCTGGTCGGCTTCGGCGGCGGTGCGGCACACACCACCCGGGACGTACTCGGCATCGCCGTCCCGATGGCCTCGGCCGTCTCCGATGTCGCCGCCGCCCGGCGGGACTACCTGGACGAGTCCGGCGGCCGCTATGTGCACGTGATCGCCGACGGGTCGGTCGGCCGTTCCGGTGACATCGCCAAGGCGATCGCCTGCGGTGCCGATGCGGTCATGGTCGGCTCACCCCTGGCCCGTGCCACCGAGGCGCCCGGCCGCGGCTTCCACTGGGGCGCCGAGGCCTGGCACGAGTCGCTGCCGCGCGGCGAGCGCGTCGAGGTCGGCGCGGTCGGCAGTCTGTCGGAGATCCTGCACGGGCCGTCACGGGTCAGCGACGGAACGATGAATCTGGTCGGCGCGCTCCGCCGTTCGATGGCAACGACCGGCTACACCGAGGTCAAGGAGTTCCAGCGCGTCGAGGTGATCGTCGGCTGA
- a CDS encoding proline iminopeptidase-family hydrolase: protein MVQTHDSRFPDPTRTGTMPFRDGNTWYRITGDLDGAKPPLVVLHGGPGAAHNYKLMMANLAAQGRAVIHYDQFGCGESTHLPKAPADFWTVDLFVEELRTLVAHLGIERFHLLGQSWGGMLAPEVVLADSAGIASLTICDSPASMELWLRAANELRDQLPADVQETLLRHERAGTTEHPEYARAMKVFYDRHVCRVVPNPVEVAASFDQIEAEPTVYHTMNGPSEFHVVGTLRDWSIVDRLPGIRLPTLVVAGAYDEARPYVWQPFLDKINGARSHVFAESSHMPHVEGARGVPPRDRRLPGRTRLNPARPHH, encoded by the coding sequence ATGGTCCAGACCCACGATTCCCGGTTCCCGGATCCGACCCGCACCGGGACGATGCCGTTCCGCGACGGGAACACCTGGTACCGGATCACCGGTGATCTTGACGGCGCCAAGCCGCCGCTGGTCGTCCTGCACGGCGGCCCGGGCGCCGCGCACAACTACAAGTTGATGATGGCCAATCTTGCCGCCCAGGGGCGTGCCGTGATCCACTACGACCAGTTCGGCTGCGGAGAAAGCACGCACCTGCCGAAGGCACCGGCCGACTTCTGGACCGTTGATCTCTTCGTCGAGGAACTCCGTACGCTGGTCGCTCACCTCGGCATCGAGCGGTTCCATCTGCTCGGCCAGTCCTGGGGCGGGATGCTGGCTCCGGAGGTGGTGCTGGCCGACAGCGCCGGCATCGCCAGTCTGACGATCTGCGACTCGCCTGCCTCGATGGAACTCTGGCTGCGAGCCGCCAATGAGCTGCGTGATCAACTTCCGGCCGACGTGCAGGAGACCCTGCTGCGGCACGAACGGGCCGGGACGACAGAGCATCCCGAGTACGCCCGAGCCATGAAGGTGTTCTACGACCGGCACGTCTGCCGGGTCGTGCCCAACCCGGTCGAGGTGGCCGCCTCCTTCGACCAGATCGAGGCGGAGCCGACCGTCTACCACACCATGAACGGTCCCTCGGAGTTCCATGTGGTCGGCACCCTGCGGGACTGGAGCATCGTCGATCGTCTGCCCGGCATCCGGTTGCCGACGTTGGTCGTCGCCGGGGCGTACGACGAGGCGCGGCCGTACGTGTGGCAGCCGTTCCTGGACAAGATCAACGGAGCGCGATCCCACGTGTTCGCCGAATCCAGCCATATGCCGCATGTCGAGGGAGCCCGAGGAGTTCCGCCGCGTGATCGGCGGCTTCCTGGCCGAACACGACTGAACCCTGCTCGTCCCCATCACTGA
- a CDS encoding M23 family metallopeptidase, whose translation MAGRVEPLLLKFPFRGRWTARNSPADRVPSHGVDLFGQRYAIDFVAVDDRDRSAPRTLRSIFAPEPPELFVGFGRSILSPVAGTIESCHDGEVDHAARRSPITLTPYAFGQASRARAGVGAIAGNHVVIAAGPAGPYVLLAHLRQGSIRVRPGQVVEPGTPIGQCGNTGNSTEPHVHLQATDSADWSRATGLPIAFSGGSGDCTGWLPRNREPFDVG comes from the coding sequence ATGGCGGGCCGGGTCGAACCCCTCCTGCTGAAGTTTCCGTTCCGCGGCCGTTGGACGGCCCGGAACAGTCCTGCCGACCGCGTCCCCAGTCACGGTGTCGATCTGTTCGGCCAGCGGTACGCGATCGACTTCGTCGCCGTCGACGACCGGGACCGGTCGGCCCCGCGTACCCTGCGGTCGATCTTCGCCCCCGAGCCGCCCGAGCTGTTCGTCGGTTTCGGACGATCGATCCTTTCGCCCGTCGCCGGGACGATCGAGTCCTGCCACGACGGAGAAGTCGATCATGCCGCGCGACGTTCGCCGATCACCCTGACGCCGTACGCCTTCGGGCAGGCTTCCCGGGCCCGCGCCGGGGTGGGCGCCATCGCCGGCAATCACGTCGTGATCGCCGCCGGTCCGGCCGGGCCGTACGTGCTGCTGGCCCACCTGCGACAGGGTTCGATCCGGGTACGTCCCGGCCAGGTCGTCGAACCGGGCACGCCGATCGGGCAGTGTGGCAATACGGGCAACAGCACCGAGCCTCACGTGCATCTCCAGGCGACCGACTCTGCCGACTGGTCCCGGGCCACCGGTCTGCCGATCGCCTTCTCCGGTGGGTCGGGAGACTGCACCGGATGGCTGCCGAGGAACCGCGAGCCGTTCGACGTCGGTTGA